In a single window of the Candidatus Sulfotelmatobacter sp. genome:
- a CDS encoding S8 family serine peptidase, protein MKAPLFLAALVLALPADAAALSLAWQNGSKDIQLTAAAACTLEVVTAAGEIVLPASWRMVFACDDGQGNGLVISGMTVAADPSGAAFAGEGAAISNADSIAHVTYENFSSAPGVPSATSAYYVARLPAAARAKIVLIAPVGAGQNEAAVDSVTVNLGIGLPPVPIMTSAQCAWFGNRLALAATGIGLNNVSSAYLSSSGRDSTPVQILGSALGQVALMSAPIAPGQALQSAALTLESSGGVRAAAQVPASMSPAAAANSSHIVIRFFPYRASQTQLVDETLSSFSFSSPSAQDYLASAGVSGLIRLIPEFEHADTNSVNELGEPVHLEDLADIYRVELLPGADAAAAESLLKLDPDLMYVSKDLSLSSPSYSPAPNDTLFPVQWGLQNLGSVYCGGEFVGAPGLDINALGAWDLTTGPSEIKVGIIDTGVDILHPDLAGHAEYGVCVADACKDTADASDYGNHGTGIASIIGAATNNVAGTAGVAWNSRLISIRAVDDQAEVSPSSVARAYAWADAAGIGVTNNAIASAMHQTPPYDPDIQVLYDATLNSFNRGHLLVAAMGNENDNLPSYPAALKAQVFGVSAVLPNGRRWDDTQIMTPFVCSIPELYQCGGSVIGPWNDIAAPGGHFIAAASFDNNSNQEGWLVPTPGCQLQPQFPPPTGLGFGGTSAASAFVTGAAVLLKDYCPQLTGEDIAQILQRTAKPLPETDTTLVGRGLVNARAALEFIRRPKLLLHLIADGVGDHSTPFVCVNPNDPSIPLQFYDVHAAYPPCPPPPPDPDFCPHDDSYICYVRRMQTTVTFPIGFAGTPAVWVRSSGSRGAGDPSYDTTWGIVVPHYSLLETLNTGRVVSVSPSQVVLETKVYEVHNAHNGALMFTWPTDFGPLHLAYTAIGPGNSVGVDGKPARHLKVSVMPNPVRGQARILLEIPRRGSLRAEVFDVAGRSVALPFSGVVADGPMMLSLDRNRMAWHGMPAGVYFLSVFFDGEKQVRRFVTLAPAH, encoded by the coding sequence ATGAAGGCGCCTTTGTTTCTTGCGGCGCTGGTGCTCGCGCTCCCCGCTGATGCGGCGGCACTCTCTTTGGCGTGGCAGAACGGATCCAAGGACATTCAATTGACGGCAGCTGCGGCGTGCACGCTCGAGGTGGTTACCGCAGCAGGTGAGATCGTCCTTCCGGCCTCTTGGCGGATGGTGTTCGCGTGCGACGACGGCCAAGGGAACGGACTTGTAATTTCGGGAATGACGGTTGCGGCGGACCCGAGCGGCGCGGCCTTCGCTGGGGAGGGCGCCGCCATCAGCAATGCTGATTCCATCGCCCACGTCACCTACGAGAACTTTTCCAGCGCTCCCGGGGTGCCATCCGCGACATCCGCCTACTACGTCGCCCGTTTGCCCGCCGCGGCAAGAGCGAAGATTGTCCTCATCGCGCCCGTCGGCGCCGGGCAGAACGAAGCTGCGGTTGATTCCGTGACGGTCAACTTAGGCATCGGCCTCCCTCCCGTCCCCATCATGACCTCGGCGCAATGCGCTTGGTTTGGTAATAGGCTCGCGCTTGCCGCCACCGGGATAGGCCTTAATAACGTCTCCTCCGCTTACCTGTCTTCCAGCGGGCGGGACTCGACTCCTGTGCAGATCCTTGGATCGGCGCTTGGGCAGGTCGCCCTAATGTCGGCGCCCATCGCCCCGGGGCAAGCGCTGCAGTCGGCCGCGCTAACGCTCGAGTCGTCTGGCGGCGTCAGGGCCGCTGCGCAGGTACCAGCGTCGATGTCTCCAGCAGCCGCAGCTAATAGCTCCCACATTGTGATCAGGTTCTTCCCTTACAGGGCATCCCAGACGCAACTGGTAGACGAAACGCTTTCGAGCTTCTCCTTCTCGTCCCCCTCGGCGCAGGACTACCTCGCCTCCGCCGGCGTCTCTGGCCTCATCAGGCTCATACCGGAGTTCGAACATGCAGACACTAACTCCGTCAACGAGCTGGGGGAGCCGGTCCACCTCGAGGACCTCGCCGACATCTACCGCGTGGAACTTCTGCCAGGAGCCGACGCAGCTGCCGCGGAGAGTCTCCTCAAGCTGGACCCCGACCTCATGTATGTCTCCAAGGACCTCTCTCTCTCGTCGCCGTCCTACTCGCCGGCGCCCAATGACACGCTCTTCCCAGTTCAGTGGGGTCTGCAGAATCTCGGCAGCGTCTACTGCGGCGGCGAGTTCGTCGGGGCGCCCGGCCTCGACATCAACGCGCTTGGCGCCTGGGACCTCACCACCGGGCCATCTGAGATCAAAGTGGGGATCATCGACACGGGCGTCGATATTCTACATCCCGATCTCGCAGGCCACGCTGAATATGGTGTCTGCGTCGCAGATGCCTGCAAGGACACCGCAGATGCCAGTGACTATGGCAACCACGGCACAGGCATCGCCAGCATCATTGGAGCGGCCACGAACAACGTTGCCGGGACGGCCGGAGTAGCCTGGAACTCGAGGCTCATCTCTATCCGGGCCGTTGACGACCAAGCTGAGGTCAGCCCGTCTTCCGTGGCCCGCGCCTATGCGTGGGCCGACGCTGCCGGCATCGGCGTTACAAACAACGCCATCGCATCAGCGATGCATCAAACACCTCCGTACGACCCAGACATCCAAGTTCTGTACGACGCGACCTTAAACTCGTTCAACCGCGGGCATTTGCTCGTCGCAGCAATGGGCAACGAGAACGACAATCTGCCGTCGTACCCAGCAGCACTTAAGGCGCAGGTATTTGGGGTCAGCGCGGTTCTCCCCAACGGCCGCCGCTGGGACGACACCCAGATAATGACGCCGTTTGTGTGCTCTATCCCGGAATTGTACCAATGCGGGGGCTCCGTTATCGGCCCATGGAATGACATCGCCGCGCCGGGGGGACACTTCATTGCTGCTGCCAGTTTCGACAACAACTCAAACCAGGAAGGCTGGCTGGTGCCCACGCCGGGCTGCCAGCTCCAGCCGCAATTCCCACCCCCCACTGGCCTCGGATTCGGCGGCACGTCCGCCGCGTCCGCCTTTGTCACCGGTGCAGCCGTCTTGCTGAAGGACTACTGCCCTCAGCTCACAGGAGAGGACATCGCCCAAATTCTTCAACGCACCGCCAAGCCGCTGCCTGAGACGGACACCACCCTGGTTGGCCGAGGCCTGGTCAATGCGCGCGCAGCTCTGGAATTCATTCGAAGGCCCAAGTTGCTGCTTCACCTGATCGCAGACGGTGTTGGTGACCATTCGACTCCGTTTGTCTGCGTTAACCCAAACGACCCCTCGATCCCGTTGCAATTTTATGACGTTCATGCTGCCTATCCACCTTGCCCTCCGCCCCCACCGGATCCGGACTTTTGTCCCCACGACGATTCCTACATTTGCTATGTGAGGAGAATGCAGACGACTGTTACATTTCCGATCGGGTTTGCTGGGACGCCCGCTGTGTGGGTCAGGTCATCAGGCAGCAGGGGGGCTGGTGACCCAAGTTACGATACAACTTGGGGGATAGTGGTTCCGCATTATTCCCTTCTCGAGACGTTGAATACGGGGAGAGTCGTCTCAGTCAGCCCATCTCAGGTGGTCCTCGAGACCAAGGTCTATGAAGTCCACAACGCGCACAATGGCGCGTTGATGTTCACATGGCCGACAGATTTTGGCCCGTTGCATCTCGCGTACACCGCCATTGGCCCCGGCAACTCGGTCGGCGTTGACGGCAAGCCTGCGCGACACCTAAAGGTAAGCGTCATGCCCAATCCAGTCAGAGGCCAGGCGAGGATCCTGCTGGAAATTCCCAGGCGCGGGAGTCTGAGGGCGGAGGTCTTTGATGTAGCAGGTAGGTCGGTAGCCCTCCCATTCAGCGGCGTCGTCGCCGATGGGCCGATGATGCTATCACTTGATCGTAACCGGATGGCTTGGCACGGGATGCCTGCGGGGGTCTATTTCCTATCAGTATTCTTTGACGGAGAGAAACAGGTCAGGAGATTTGTGACCCTTGCCCCAGCACACTGA
- a CDS encoding vitamin B12-dependent ribonucleotide reductase, translating into MTQSLIHDVPATDSSNAPTTAGLHVPRRYTKRGVNPLDEILWEKRRTVISNTDGSVVFQMDDVEVPKSWSQLATDIVVSKYFRKAGLKGAPGHETSVRQVVHRIAHTIRVTGEQQGGYFASAEDAEAFEAELAYLLVHQIGAFNSPVWFNCGLWHEYGIEGSGGNFSWDPDAAAVQVTKDSYSRPQVSACFIQSVDDDLMSIFELAKNEARVFKFGSGTGSNFSRLRGRMEKLSGGGTSSGLMSFLEVLDRGAGATKSGGTTRRAAKMVVLDADHPEIVDFVQWKVREERKVGALIAAGYSSDFNGDAYQTVSGQNSNNSVRANDAFMNAVVTDGAWQTTFRTTGQVHETHKARELWRKIAEAAWQCADPGVQFDDTIQRWHTCKGTDRINATNPCSEYVFLDDTACNLASVNLMKFLGDDGSFDVDGYKHANRVFFLAQEILVSFASYPTEKIAQRSYEYRPLGLGYANLGTLLMVQGLPYDSDAARAYAGCVTAMMTGEAYALSAEMAASKGTFAGYSKNRDSMLDVMRQHREAARSIDSAFAPRELRAAAIEAWDRAMALGIMHGYRNAQATVLAPTGTIGLLMDCDTTGVEPDFALVKFKKLAGGGYFKIVNQSVPLALRRLGYTDQAVDRIVRYAVGSGSFDEAPHVNRSTLMHKGLLDEEVDRLENALPGMLDIRFAFSRGMMSDETLTRLGVSQAEREKPTFSALPFLGYTDEQIEAANAHICGSLTIEGAPGLKAEHYAVFDCANRCGPKGKRFIQPMGHIRMMAAVQPFISGAISKTVNLPGDSTVEDVEKIYFDSWKLGLKAVALYRDGSKHSQPLATAKRVESAADSVTPPKLRRRRLPKRRHGFTQEARIGGHKVFLRAGEYEDGTLGEIFIDMHKEGAAFRSMMNCFAIAVSMGLQYGVPLEDLVDQFCFTRFEPHGRVDGHDNIRAATSVVDYVFRVLGLEYLNRTDLAHIIDESLTGQPRPRATDRPVGKEHRQETNGHAAESAPVGDPFAPAAIDRGAPGGNRVAAVAGEGGINQQASKFSGDAPICDVCGHITIRNGTCYKCLNCGNSLGCS; encoded by the coding sequence ATGACGCAGAGTTTGATTCACGACGTGCCCGCCACCGATTCGTCGAACGCTCCCACCACCGCCGGACTTCACGTTCCCCGCCGCTACACGAAGCGCGGCGTGAATCCGCTGGACGAGATTCTGTGGGAGAAACGCCGCACCGTCATTTCGAACACCGACGGCTCGGTGGTCTTCCAGATGGACGACGTCGAGGTGCCGAAGTCATGGTCGCAACTCGCCACCGACATCGTGGTGAGCAAGTACTTCCGCAAGGCCGGCCTGAAGGGCGCACCGGGCCACGAGACCAGCGTGCGCCAGGTTGTGCATCGCATCGCGCACACCATCCGCGTCACGGGCGAGCAGCAAGGCGGCTACTTTGCCAGCGCCGAAGACGCCGAGGCGTTCGAAGCCGAGCTCGCCTATCTGCTGGTGCACCAGATCGGCGCGTTCAATTCGCCAGTGTGGTTCAACTGCGGCCTGTGGCACGAATACGGGATCGAGGGCTCGGGCGGAAATTTCAGCTGGGATCCCGACGCCGCCGCCGTGCAGGTCACCAAGGACTCCTATTCGCGCCCGCAGGTGTCGGCGTGCTTCATCCAGTCGGTGGACGACGATCTTATGTCGATCTTCGAGCTGGCCAAGAATGAAGCGCGCGTCTTCAAGTTCGGCAGTGGCACGGGGAGTAATTTCTCGCGACTGCGCGGCCGCATGGAGAAGCTCTCGGGCGGCGGCACCTCGTCGGGGCTGATGAGCTTCCTCGAAGTGCTCGATCGCGGTGCCGGTGCCACCAAGTCGGGCGGCACCACGCGGCGGGCGGCCAAGATGGTGGTGCTCGACGCGGACCACCCCGAGATCGTCGACTTCGTCCAGTGGAAGGTGCGCGAGGAGCGCAAGGTCGGCGCGCTGATCGCCGCCGGCTATTCCTCGGACTTCAACGGCGACGCCTATCAGACCGTCTCGGGCCAGAACTCGAACAACTCGGTGCGCGCCAACGACGCGTTCATGAACGCGGTGGTGACGGACGGCGCCTGGCAGACCACCTTCCGCACCACCGGCCAGGTGCACGAGACGCACAAGGCGCGCGAGCTGTGGCGGAAGATCGCCGAGGCCGCGTGGCAGTGCGCCGATCCGGGCGTCCAGTTCGACGACACGATCCAGCGCTGGCACACCTGCAAGGGCACCGATCGCATCAACGCGACGAATCCGTGCTCCGAATATGTGTTCTTGGACGACACCGCCTGCAATCTGGCCAGCGTCAATCTCATGAAGTTCCTGGGCGACGACGGCAGCTTCGACGTGGACGGCTACAAGCACGCCAATCGCGTCTTCTTCCTGGCGCAGGAGATCTTGGTCAGCTTCGCGTCGTACCCGACCGAGAAGATTGCGCAGCGGTCGTACGAATACCGGCCGCTCGGGCTCGGCTACGCCAATCTCGGCACGCTGCTGATGGTGCAGGGGCTGCCCTACGACAGCGACGCGGCACGCGCCTACGCCGGCTGCGTCACCGCGATGATGACCGGCGAGGCCTACGCGCTCTCGGCCGAGATGGCGGCCAGCAAGGGAACCTTTGCGGGATACTCGAAGAACCGCGACAGCATGCTCGACGTGATGCGGCAGCACCGCGAGGCGGCGCGCTCGATCGACAGCGCGTTCGCTCCGCGCGAGCTGCGCGCGGCGGCGATCGAGGCCTGGGATCGCGCGATGGCGCTCGGCATCATGCACGGCTACCGCAACGCGCAGGCCACCGTGCTGGCGCCGACCGGCACCATCGGCCTGCTGATGGACTGCGACACCACCGGCGTCGAGCCTGACTTTGCACTCGTCAAGTTCAAGAAGCTGGCGGGCGGCGGCTACTTCAAGATCGTCAATCAGTCGGTACCACTGGCGCTGCGCCGGCTCGGCTACACCGATCAGGCCGTCGATCGCATCGTGCGCTACGCGGTCGGCTCGGGCTCGTTCGACGAGGCGCCGCACGTCAATCGCAGCACGCTCATGCACAAGGGGCTGCTCGACGAGGAAGTCGATCGCCTCGAGAACGCGCTGCCCGGCATGCTCGACATCCGCTTCGCGTTTTCGCGCGGCATGATGAGCGACGAGACGCTGACGCGCCTCGGCGTGAGCCAGGCCGAGCGCGAGAAGCCGACGTTCTCGGCGCTCCCGTTCCTCGGCTACACCGACGAGCAGATCGAGGCGGCCAACGCGCACATCTGCGGCAGTCTCACCATCGAGGGGGCGCCGGGACTCAAGGCTGAGCACTACGCGGTGTTCGACTGCGCGAATCGCTGCGGACCGAAGGGCAAGCGCTTCATCCAGCCGATGGGCCACATCCGCATGATGGCGGCGGTGCAGCCGTTCATCTCGGGCGCGATCAGCAAGACCGTGAACCTGCCCGGCGACTCGACGGTCGAGGACGTCGAGAAGATCTACTTCGATTCTTGGAAGCTGGGGCTCAAGGCGGTGGCGCTGTATCGCGACGGCTCGAAGCACAGCCAGCCGCTCGCGACCGCCAAGCGCGTCGAGAGCGCGGCCGACTCGGTGACGCCGCCCAAGCTGCGCCGCCGCCGGCTGCCCAAGCGCCGCCACGGCTTCACGCAGGAGGCGCGCATCGGCGGTCACAAGGTGTTCCTGCGCGCCGGCGAGTACGAAGACGGCACGCTCGGCGAGATCTTCATCGACATGCACAAGGAGGGCGCGGCGTTCCGCAGCATGATGAACTGCTTCGCCATCGCCGTGTCGATGGGGCTCCAGTACGGCGTGCCGCTCGAGGATCTGGTGGATCAGTTCTGCTTCACGCGCTTCGAGCCACACGGGCGCGTCGACGGGCACGACAACATCCGCGCCGCCACCAGCGTCGTCGACTACGTGTTCCGCGTGCTCGGGCTCGAGTACCTGAACCGCACCGATCTCGCCCACATCATCGACGAGAGCCTCACCGGCCAGCCGCGCCCGCGCGCCACCGATCGGCCGGTCGGCAAGGAGCATCGCCAGGAGACCAACGGCCATGCCGCCGAGTCGGCGCCGGTCGGCGATCCGTTCGCGCCCGCGGCGATCGATCGCGGCGCGCCGGGCGGCAATCGGGTGGCGGCGGTGGCCGGCGAAGGCGGCATCAATCAGCAAGCCTCGAAGTTCTCGGGCGACGCGCCGATTTGCGACGTGTGCGGCCACATCACGATTCGCAACGGCACCTGCTACAAGTGCCTCAATTGCGGAAACTCGCTGGGGTGTTCGTAA
- a CDS encoding LamB/YcsF family protein: MPRFATATLLLAALSLAVAPRPSGAAPIGFQVELQGVGSQLGGNTGIAGIHSVTDLYAPQFGFMVGATYGFTDHLVFGVRSGEFAEKQDVTDIAREVGSLSAPLTANAELQVIPTHALLQYRAKLARKFGVYDEFGVGVSSFKQNFEVFRSGQSLVRTAARQLNLSFLIGGGGSWDYQTAFSVVASFDVLVVPSANGEVWSEGHNPQFFMFALGIRYPRR, encoded by the coding sequence GTGCCTCGCTTCGCGACCGCCACGCTCCTCCTCGCGGCGTTGTCTCTGGCCGTCGCGCCTCGCCCGAGCGGGGCGGCCCCGATCGGCTTCCAGGTCGAGCTGCAGGGCGTCGGCAGCCAGCTCGGCGGCAACACCGGCATCGCCGGCATCCACTCGGTGACCGACCTTTACGCGCCCCAGTTCGGGTTCATGGTGGGTGCGACCTACGGCTTCACCGATCATCTGGTGTTCGGCGTGCGCAGCGGCGAGTTCGCCGAGAAGCAGGACGTCACCGATATCGCGCGCGAGGTGGGATCGCTCTCTGCTCCGCTCACCGCCAACGCCGAGCTGCAAGTGATTCCCACGCATGCGCTGCTTCAGTACCGCGCGAAGCTCGCGCGAAAGTTCGGCGTTTACGACGAGTTCGGTGTGGGCGTGTCCTCGTTCAAGCAGAACTTCGAAGTCTTTCGCAGCGGACAATCGTTGGTGCGCACCGCCGCGCGTCAGCTGAATCTCTCGTTCCTGATCGGCGGCGGCGGATCGTGGGATTACCAGACCGCCTTCTCGGTGGTTGCGAGCTTCGACGTGCTGGTGGTGCCGAGCGCGAACGGCGAGGTGTGGTCCGAGGGCCACAACCCACAGTTCTTCATGTTCGCGCTCGGGATCCGCTACCCGCGGCGCTGA